A window of the Agromyces mariniharenae genome harbors these coding sequences:
- a CDS encoding ParA family protein yields MTHQTHDPADGVLSLEPEVGPTGRPLRDFPEPKRLRSHGPARIIALCNQKGGVGKTTTTINLGATLAEYGRRVLAVDFDPQGALSAGLGVQTHDVPTIYDLLLSRGIDPADAIQHTGLDGLDVIPANIDLSAAEVHLVTEVAREQILASVLRRVAPDYDVILIDCQPSLGLLTVNALTASHGVVIPLECEYFALRGVALLIETIDKVRDRLNPAIELDGILATMYDARTLHSREVLERVVDAFGDKVLETVITRTVKFPDATVAATPITEFAPDHQASRAYRQLARELVFRGAVA; encoded by the coding sequence GTGACCCACCAGACGCACGACCCGGCGGACGGAGTCCTTTCGCTGGAGCCGGAGGTCGGTCCGACCGGGCGTCCCCTTCGCGACTTCCCCGAGCCGAAGCGGCTGCGCTCGCACGGGCCCGCCCGCATCATCGCGCTCTGCAACCAGAAGGGCGGCGTGGGCAAGACCACGACCACGATCAACCTCGGCGCGACGCTCGCCGAGTACGGTCGCCGCGTGCTCGCCGTCGACTTCGACCCGCAGGGCGCCCTCTCTGCGGGCCTCGGCGTGCAGACGCACGACGTGCCCACGATCTACGACCTGCTGCTCTCGCGCGGCATCGATCCCGCCGACGCGATCCAGCACACGGGCCTCGACGGCCTCGACGTGATCCCGGCGAACATCGACCTGTCGGCCGCCGAGGTGCACCTCGTCACCGAGGTCGCCCGCGAGCAGATCCTCGCGAGCGTGCTGCGCCGTGTCGCTCCCGACTACGACGTCATCCTCATCGACTGCCAGCCGTCGCTCGGCCTGCTCACCGTGAACGCGCTCACCGCGAGCCACGGCGTGGTCATCCCGCTCGAGTGCGAGTACTTCGCGCTGCGCGGCGTCGCGCTGCTCATCGAGACGATCGACAAGGTGCGCGACCGGCTCAACCCCGCGATCGAGCTCGACGGCATCCTCGCGACCATGTACGACGCGCGCACCCTCCACTCGCGCGAGGTGCTCGAGCGGGTCGTCGACGCGTTCGGCGACAAGGTGCTCGAGACCGTCATCACGCGCACGGTGAAGTTCCCCGACGCGACCGTCGCCGCGACCCCGATCACCGAGTTCGCCCCCGACCACCAGGCGTCGCGGGCGTACCGGCAGCTCGCGAGGGAGCTGGTGTTCCGTGGCGCGGTCGCCTGA
- the xerD gene encoding site-specific tyrosine recombinase XerD, with product MTDAAWTAGYLRHLAVERGLARNTVTSYRRDLAIYADWLAAHGFDGPGAVTEQDLADFVRFLGAERQPPLATSSVARVLSAVRGVHRFLADEGAIATDASKELRPPKLPMRLPKAIPVEDVEALIAAAGGEELHQLRDAALLELLYATGARVSEAVSLNVDDLVDDEVVRLFGKGGKQRVVPLGSYARRAVDAYLVRARPTLSARGPATPALFLGLRGRRMSRQAAWDVIHRAAEHAGLGASVSPHTLRHSFATHLLEGGADVRVVQELLGHSSVATTQIYTLVTADTLREMYTAAHPRAR from the coding sequence ATGACGGATGCCGCGTGGACCGCCGGGTACCTCCGGCACCTCGCGGTGGAGCGCGGCCTCGCCCGGAACACCGTCACGTCCTACCGTCGCGACCTGGCGATCTACGCGGACTGGCTCGCGGCGCACGGCTTCGACGGCCCCGGCGCGGTGACCGAGCAGGACCTCGCGGACTTCGTGCGCTTCCTCGGCGCGGAGCGGCAGCCGCCCCTCGCCACGTCGTCCGTCGCGCGCGTGCTCTCAGCCGTGCGGGGCGTGCATCGATTCCTCGCCGACGAGGGCGCCATCGCCACGGATGCCTCGAAGGAGCTGCGCCCGCCGAAGCTGCCGATGCGGCTGCCCAAGGCCATCCCCGTCGAGGATGTCGAGGCGCTCATCGCCGCCGCCGGCGGCGAGGAGCTGCACCAGCTGCGCGACGCCGCCCTGCTCGAGCTGCTCTACGCGACGGGCGCGCGCGTCTCCGAGGCCGTGTCGCTCAACGTCGACGACCTCGTGGACGACGAGGTCGTGCGACTCTTCGGCAAGGGCGGCAAGCAGCGCGTCGTGCCGCTCGGCTCGTACGCGCGTCGTGCGGTCGACGCGTACCTCGTGCGGGCGCGTCCGACGCTGTCGGCGCGGGGCCCGGCGACGCCCGCGCTGTTCCTCGGGCTCCGCGGTCGACGGATGTCGCGACAGGCGGCATGGGACGTCATCCACCGCGCGGCCGAGCACGCGGGGCTCGGGGCATCCGTCTCACCGCACACCCTGCGTCACTCGTTCGCGACGCACCTGCTCGAGGGCGGCGCCGACGTGCGCGTGGTGCAGGAGCTGCTCGGCCACTCGTCGGTCGCGACGACCCAGATCTACACGCTGGTCACAGCCGATACACTCCGGGAGATGTACACGGCTGCCCACCCTCGTGCTCGCTAG
- a CDS encoding NUDIX domain-containing protein — translation MADLSSTDHRPADLPPIADEPAAQPVHSSEQVYEGRVWDLRRDVVELGDGTIVREYVDHPGAVAVLALDDDDRVFLICQYRHPIRARDWEIPAGLLDVPGEDPLAAAKRELAEEGDLAASDWAVLTDFFTSPGGSDEAIRIYLARGLAPTHEPFAREEEEAHMETRWLDLDACVDAVLERRVQNPSLVIGVLAAQASRARGWAGLAPADAAWPGRSTPREEPAPR, via the coding sequence ATGGCTGACCTCTCGTCGACCGACCACCGGCCGGCCGACCTCCCGCCGATCGCCGACGAGCCGGCCGCGCAGCCGGTGCACTCGAGCGAGCAGGTCTACGAGGGTCGCGTCTGGGACCTCCGACGCGACGTCGTGGAGCTCGGCGACGGCACGATCGTGCGCGAATACGTCGACCACCCCGGTGCGGTCGCCGTGCTGGCGCTCGACGACGACGATCGCGTGTTCCTGATCTGCCAGTACCGGCATCCCATCCGCGCGCGCGACTGGGAGATCCCCGCGGGCCTGCTCGACGTGCCCGGCGAGGACCCGCTCGCCGCGGCCAAGCGCGAGCTGGCCGAGGAGGGGGACCTCGCGGCATCCGATTGGGCGGTGCTCACCGACTTCTTCACGTCGCCCGGCGGCAGCGACGAGGCGATCCGCATCTACCTCGCCCGCGGCCTCGCGCCGACGCACGAGCCCTTCGCTCGCGAGGAGGAGGAGGCGCACATGGAGACGCGCTGGCTCGACCTCGACGCGTGCGTCGACGCCGTGCTCGAGCGTCGCGTGCAGAACCCGTCGCTCGTGATCGGCGTGCTCGCCGCACAGGCCTCGCGCGCCCGCGGGTGGGCCGGGCTCGCCCCGGCCGACGCCGCCTGGCCCGGACGCTCCACCCCGCGAGAGGAGCCCGCGCCCCGATGA
- a CDS encoding CTP synthase — MVDDRGRDNSNGTTKHIFVTGGVVSSLGKGLTAASLGNLLTARGLRVVMQKLDPYLNVDPGTMNPFQHGEVFVTDDGAETDLDIGHYERFLDINLSQAANVTTGQIYSTVIAKERRGEYLGDTVQVIPHITDEIKRRMRLQSTETPKPDVIITEIGGTVGDIESQPFIESARQVRHELGRKNVFFVHVSLVPFMGASGEQKTKPTQHSVAALRSIGIQPDALVLRSDRPVTDANKRKIALMCDVDEAAVVNAVDVPSIYDIPTMLHDQGLDAYIIESLGLDGKADDVDWSGWRELLEVVHDPKHEVTIGLVGKYIDLPDAYLSVTEALRAGGFANDTKVNIEWIPSDECRTPEGAQKHLAHLDGICVPGGFGVRGIEGKLGALRFARENGIPALGLCLGLQCMVIEYSRNVVGLHGASSSEFDPDTEFPVIATMEEQVEIIAGGDLGGTMRLGLYPARLADNSIAADLYGSTDVSERHRHRYEVNNGYRDRIADAGLVFSGLSPDRNLVEFVELPRDVHPFYVGTQAHPELRSRPNDAHPLFRGLVGAALERQQASLLFDVANG; from the coding sequence GTGGTGGATGATCGCGGCAGAGACAATTCGAACGGCACGACCAAGCACATCTTCGTGACTGGTGGTGTCGTTTCTTCGTTGGGCAAGGGACTCACGGCGGCGAGTCTCGGCAACCTCCTGACGGCCAGGGGCCTCAGGGTGGTCATGCAGAAGCTCGACCCGTACCTCAACGTGGACCCGGGCACGATGAACCCGTTCCAGCACGGCGAGGTCTTCGTGACCGACGACGGCGCCGAGACCGACCTCGACATCGGGCACTACGAGCGGTTCCTCGACATCAACCTGAGCCAGGCCGCGAACGTGACGACCGGCCAGATCTACTCGACCGTGATCGCCAAGGAGCGGCGCGGCGAGTACCTCGGCGATACCGTGCAGGTCATCCCGCACATCACCGACGAGATCAAGCGCCGCATGCGGCTGCAGTCCACCGAGACGCCCAAGCCCGACGTGATCATCACCGAGATCGGCGGCACGGTCGGTGACATCGAGTCGCAGCCGTTCATCGAGTCCGCGCGCCAGGTGCGCCACGAGCTCGGCCGCAAGAACGTGTTCTTCGTGCACGTCTCGCTCGTGCCGTTCATGGGCGCGTCGGGGGAGCAGAAGACCAAGCCCACGCAGCACTCGGTCGCCGCGCTCCGCTCCATCGGCATCCAGCCCGACGCGCTCGTGCTCCGCAGCGACCGCCCGGTGACCGACGCGAACAAGCGCAAGATCGCGCTCATGTGCGACGTCGACGAGGCCGCGGTCGTGAACGCGGTCGACGTGCCGTCGATCTACGACATCCCCACGATGCTGCACGACCAGGGCCTGGACGCCTACATCATCGAGTCGCTCGGCCTCGACGGCAAGGCCGATGACGTCGACTGGTCGGGGTGGCGCGAACTGCTCGAGGTCGTGCACGACCCGAAGCACGAGGTCACCATCGGCCTCGTCGGCAAGTACATCGACCTGCCCGACGCCTACCTCTCGGTCACCGAGGCGCTGCGCGCCGGCGGGTTCGCGAACGACACCAAGGTCAACATCGAGTGGATCCCGTCCGACGAGTGCCGCACGCCCGAGGGCGCGCAGAAGCACCTCGCGCACCTCGACGGCATCTGCGTGCCCGGCGGGTTCGGCGTGCGCGGCATCGAGGGCAAGCTCGGCGCGCTCCGCTTCGCCCGCGAGAACGGCATCCCCGCCCTCGGGCTCTGCCTCGGCCTGCAGTGCATGGTCATCGAGTACTCGCGCAACGTCGTCGGCCTGCACGGCGCGTCGTCGAGCGAGTTCGACCCCGACACCGAGTTCCCGGTCATCGCCACGATGGAGGAGCAGGTCGAGATCATCGCGGGCGGCGACCTCGGCGGCACCATGCGCCTCGGCCTCTATCCGGCCAGGCTCGCCGACAACTCGATCGCGGCCGACCTCTACGGCAGCACCGACGTGAGCGAGCGGCACCGCCACCGCTACGAGGTGAACAACGGCTACCGCGACCGCATCGCCGACGCCGGGCTCGTGTTCTCGGGCCTGTCGCCCGACCGCAACCTCGTCGAGTTCGTCGAGCTTCCGCGCGACGTGCACCCGTTCTACGTGGGCACGCAGGCGCACCCCGAGCTCCGCAGCCGCCCGAACGACGCGCACCCGCTGTTCCGTGGGCTCGTGGGCGCGGCCCTCGAGCGGCAGCAGGCGAGCCTGCTGTTCGACGTCGCCAATGGCTGA
- the recN gene encoding DNA repair protein RecN, with translation MIEELGIRDLGVIAEATLPLGAGFTAVTGETGAGKTMVVTALGLLLGARADAGAVRSGAKQAWVEGRWLVADDGAIAERVSETGGDVEGGELLLGRSVSSEGRSRAVVGGRSAPVGVLGELGDELVVVHGQADQQRLRSAVAQREALDRFAGAPLQQAAAEYREAFSAWRADSAELERLREAHDTRAREAEELREALDEVEAADPQPGEDVELAERADRLSNLEELRLAAAQARGLVSAEDLVDGAPDAIGLVDSARRHLERVVEHDAALAPIAEALQTAGFLLADASTELSGYLDGLDADSGRELEVVQERRALLAALVRRHGGTLDDVLEFRRGGGLRLVELDGDDERIEELAASVDRHTAEVDRLAGRLTELRTEAAARLADAVTAELGALAMPDARLTVDVDAEHEPTAHGRDQVAILLQPHPGTEPRPVSRGASGGELSRVMLAIEVVIAGSDPVPTFVFDEVDAGVGGAAAIEIGRRLARLAERSQVIVVTHLAQVAAFATNHLSVVKGTDGQVTSSSVRQLAGAEREAEMARLLSGLSDSESGLAHARELLEIAADQAA, from the coding sequence ATGATCGAAGAGCTCGGCATCCGCGACCTCGGCGTCATCGCCGAGGCCACGCTGCCTCTCGGTGCGGGATTCACCGCGGTCACGGGTGAGACCGGCGCCGGCAAGACCATGGTGGTCACCGCGCTCGGCCTGCTGCTCGGCGCTCGGGCGGATGCCGGGGCGGTGCGGTCCGGTGCGAAGCAGGCGTGGGTCGAGGGTCGCTGGCTCGTGGCCGACGACGGCGCGATCGCCGAGCGCGTCAGCGAGACCGGCGGCGACGTCGAGGGCGGCGAGCTGCTGCTCGGACGCTCCGTCTCGTCCGAGGGTCGAAGCCGCGCCGTCGTGGGCGGCCGCAGCGCGCCAGTGGGCGTGCTCGGCGAGCTCGGCGACGAGCTCGTCGTGGTGCACGGCCAGGCCGACCAGCAGCGGCTCCGCTCAGCGGTCGCCCAGCGCGAGGCGCTCGACCGGTTCGCGGGTGCGCCCCTGCAGCAGGCCGCCGCCGAGTACCGCGAGGCGTTCTCGGCGTGGCGCGCCGACTCGGCCGAGCTCGAGCGGCTGCGCGAGGCGCACGACACCCGCGCCCGCGAGGCCGAAGAACTGCGCGAAGCGCTCGACGAGGTCGAGGCCGCCGACCCGCAGCCCGGCGAAGACGTCGAGCTCGCCGAACGCGCCGACCGCCTCTCGAACCTCGAGGAGCTGCGGCTCGCCGCCGCTCAGGCCCGCGGCCTCGTCTCCGCCGAAGACCTCGTCGACGGTGCGCCCGACGCGATCGGGCTCGTCGACAGCGCCCGCCGCCATCTCGAACGCGTCGTCGAGCACGACGCGGCGCTCGCGCCCATCGCCGAGGCGCTGCAGACCGCGGGCTTCCTGCTCGCCGACGCGTCGACCGAGCTCTCGGGCTACCTCGACGGCCTCGACGCCGACAGCGGGCGCGAGCTCGAGGTCGTGCAGGAGCGACGCGCATTGCTCGCCGCGCTCGTGCGCCGGCACGGCGGCACGCTCGACGACGTGCTCGAGTTCCGCCGCGGCGGCGGGCTGCGGCTGGTCGAGCTCGACGGCGACGACGAGCGCATCGAGGAGCTCGCGGCATCCGTCGACCGGCACACGGCCGAGGTCGACCGACTCGCCGGCCGCCTCACCGAGCTGCGCACCGAGGCCGCGGCCCGCCTCGCCGACGCGGTCACGGCCGAGCTCGGCGCGCTCGCGATGCCCGACGCGCGGCTCACCGTCGACGTCGACGCCGAGCACGAGCCCACGGCGCACGGTCGCGACCAGGTCGCGATCCTGCTGCAGCCGCATCCGGGCACGGAGCCGCGGCCGGTGTCGCGTGGCGCCTCGGGCGGCGAGCTCTCGCGGGTGATGCTCGCGATCGAGGTCGTCATCGCCGGCAGCGATCCCGTGCCCACGTTCGTCTTCGACGAGGTCGACGCGGGCGTCGGCGGCGCGGCGGCCATCGAGATCGGCCGCCGGCTCGCCCGGCTCGCCGAGCGGTCGCAGGTCATCGTCGTCACGCACCTCGCGCAGGTCGCGGCGTTCGCCACGAACCACCTCAGCGTCGTGAAGGGCACCGACGGGCAGGTCACGTCGTCCAGCGTTCGTCAGCTCGCCGGTGCCGAACGCGAGGCCGAGATGGCGCGGTTGCTCTCGGGTCTCAGCGACTCCGAGAGCGGGCTCGCGCACGCGCGCGAGCTGCTGGAGATCGCCGCCGATCAGGCGGCCTGA
- a CDS encoding NAD kinase, which yields MDAAGGPTDGRRERVNDARHFLVVSHTGRQNALEATGEVCTQLLASGAVPVIAAEHWDDVHAFVPELDGAVKRFEEVDPARIELVIVLGGDGTILRAAELMRDHPIPLLGVNLGHVGFLAESERDDLGYTVARALARDYAVEERMTLSVRAKIGDEVVYESWALNEATVEKAERERMLEVVVEVDRRPLSSFGCDGIVMSTPTGSTAYSFSAGGPVVWPSLEALLLVPLSAHALFARPLVVGADSSLAVEILQRTEAAAVIWCDGRRTFDLPPGARVIVRKSSVPVRLARLHEAPFTDRLVNKFQLPVTGWRGPVGRE from the coding sequence ATGGATGCGGCGGGTGGACCAACTGACGGGAGGCGCGAACGCGTGAACGACGCACGGCACTTCCTGGTGGTCTCCCACACCGGCCGGCAGAACGCCCTCGAGGCGACCGGCGAGGTGTGCACGCAGCTGCTCGCGTCCGGCGCGGTCCCCGTCATCGCCGCCGAGCACTGGGACGACGTGCACGCGTTCGTTCCCGAGCTCGACGGCGCCGTCAAGCGGTTCGAGGAGGTCGACCCGGCACGCATCGAGCTCGTCATCGTCCTGGGCGGCGACGGCACGATCCTGCGCGCGGCCGAGCTCATGCGCGACCACCCGATCCCGCTGCTCGGCGTCAACCTCGGCCACGTCGGCTTCCTCGCAGAGAGCGAGCGCGACGACCTCGGCTACACCGTCGCCCGCGCGCTCGCGCGCGACTACGCCGTCGAGGAGCGCATGACGCTCTCGGTGCGCGCGAAGATCGGCGACGAGGTCGTCTACGAGAGCTGGGCGCTCAACGAGGCCACCGTCGAGAAGGCCGAGCGCGAGCGCATGCTCGAGGTCGTGGTCGAGGTCGACCGCCGCCCGCTCTCGTCGTTCGGCTGCGACGGCATCGTCATGTCGACGCCCACGGGCTCCACGGCGTACTCATTCTCGGCCGGCGGCCCGGTCGTCTGGCCGAGCCTCGAGGCCCTGCTGCTCGTGCCGCTCAGCGCGCACGCCCTGTTCGCCCGGCCGCTCGTGGTGGGCGCCGACTCGTCGCTCGCCGTCGAGATCCTGCAGCGCACCGAAGCCGCGGCCGTGATCTGGTGCGACGGCCGTCGCACGTTCGACCTCCCGCCGGGCGCGCGCGTGATCGTGCGCAAGTCGTCGGTGCCCGTGCGGCTCGCACGCCTGCACGAGGCGCCCTTCACCGACCGGCTCGTCAACAAGTTCCAACTGCCCGTCACGGGCTGGCGAGGGCCGGTCGGCCGTGAGTGA
- a CDS encoding TlyA family RNA methyltransferase, with product MTEQRLDAALAARGLARSRTHAATLIAAGVVTVDGKAVVKPSVKVGDASEIVVAASDHYVSRAAHKLIAALDGFGVDPMGRVVLDAGASTGGFTQVLLERGARTVLAVDVGHGQLARELHGAPGLVLVEGCNVRTLDRPTLASLTGVDEPPSLVTADLSFISLTTALPALRTTATDDADFVLLVKPQFEVGRGGVREGVVRDAALRSEAVANVLWAAFDLGLGTAGVLSSPIAGSHGNHEYLAHLSATRGVNPTEWMRRVDQLTGGANA from the coding sequence ATGACCGAGCAGCGACTCGACGCGGCCCTCGCCGCACGCGGGCTCGCCCGGTCCCGCACGCACGCCGCGACGCTCATCGCTGCGGGTGTCGTCACGGTCGATGGCAAGGCCGTCGTGAAGCCGTCGGTGAAGGTGGGCGACGCGAGCGAGATCGTCGTCGCGGCATCCGATCACTACGTCAGCCGGGCCGCGCACAAGCTCATCGCGGCGCTCGACGGGTTCGGGGTCGACCCCATGGGCCGGGTCGTGCTCGACGCCGGCGCGTCGACCGGCGGATTCACGCAGGTGCTGCTCGAGCGCGGCGCGCGCACGGTGCTCGCCGTCGACGTCGGCCATGGCCAGCTCGCCCGGGAGCTGCACGGCGCGCCGGGGCTCGTGCTCGTCGAGGGATGCAACGTGCGCACGCTCGATCGGCCGACGCTCGCGAGCCTCACCGGCGTCGACGAGCCACCGTCGCTCGTGACCGCCGACCTCTCGTTCATCTCGCTCACGACCGCGCTGCCGGCCCTGCGCACGACGGCGACGGATGACGCGGACTTCGTGCTGCTCGTGAAGCCGCAGTTCGAGGTGGGCCGCGGCGGCGTGCGCGAGGGCGTGGTGCGCGACGCGGCGCTGCGCTCGGAGGCCGTCGCGAACGTGCTCTGGGCGGCGTTCGACCTGGGCCTCGGCACCGCCGGCGTCCTGTCCTCCCCAATCGCAGGAAGCCACGGCAACCACGAATACCTCGCGCACCTCAGCGCGACCCGCGGGGTGAATCCGACAGAATGGATGCGGCGGGTGGACCAACTGACGGGAGGCGCGAACGCGTGA